The following coding sequences lie in one Treponema sp. OMZ 790 genomic window:
- a CDS encoding flagellin produces the protein MIINHNMSAMFAQRQGGVNELHLAKNIEKLSSAERINRAGDDASGLAVSEKMRSQIRGLNQAGQNIQNGVSFIQATEGYLGETTDIVQRLRELAIQASNGIYSAEDRMQIQVEVSQLVDEVDRIASHAQFNGMNILTGRFAQDSVSGPMQLHVGANMDQREKIYIGTMTATALGIIGEQQGGEDKMISMSSVDGANMALGTLDNALKQINKQRADLGAYQNRFEMAYNGIAIASENMQAAESRIRDADMAKEIVDYTKNQILIQSGTAMLAQANAQPQAVIRLLQ, from the coding sequence ATGATTATTAATCACAATATGAGTGCAATGTTTGCACAGAGACAGGGAGGAGTCAACGAACTTCATCTCGCAAAAAACATCGAAAAACTTTCCAGTGCGGAAAGAATCAACCGTGCAGGTGACGATGCTTCCGGTTTAGCCGTATCCGAAAAGATGCGCAGCCAGATCAGAGGTTTAAACCAAGCCGGACAGAACATTCAAAACGGTGTTTCTTTCATTCAAGCAACGGAAGGTTATCTAGGTGAAACTACAGATATAGTTCAGAGATTAAGAGAATTGGCTATCCAAGCCTCAAACGGTATTTATTCTGCAGAAGACAGAATGCAGATTCAAGTCGAAGTTTCGCAGCTTGTTGACGAAGTAGACAGAATCGCAAGTCATGCTCAGTTCAATGGAATGAATATCCTTACAGGCCGCTTCGCACAGGATTCCGTATCGGGACCCATGCAGCTCCATGTCGGTGCAAATATGGATCAAAGAGAAAAGATCTATATAGGAACAATGACAGCTACAGCACTCGGTATTATTGGAGAGCAGCAGGGCGGAGAAGACAAGATGATTTCTATGTCTTCAGTAGACGGTGCAAACATGGCATTGGGAACCCTTGATAATGCTCTTAAACAGATTAACAAGCAGCGTGCAGACCTGGGTGCATACCAGAATAGGTTTGAAATGGCATATAACGGTATAGCAATTGCTTCCGAAAATATGCAGGCTGCCGAATCAAGAATCCGAGATGCAGATATGGCTAAGGAAATTGTAGACTATACAAAGAACCAGATCTTGATCCAGTCAGGAACTGCTATGTTGGCACAAGCCAATGCACAGCCTCAGGCTGTTATTAGGCTTCTTCAATAA
- the fliD gene encoding flagellar filament capping protein FliD — translation MSDLSIPGVNSPYEKLVEALIKKERVPRDREAEKLERLKLQDDSWRQVNKFSLEVRNAARDLYSFNNPFVEKIAESTNERSFTATASRGAKDQNVKLNIVQVAEADKFLSSEISKDLQIKKGKYTFKVGEKNISVNWKGGKYKGFIDLINSKAKEILNITEIKITPDTKSLLFSSNITGANNRLEFADDALPFALEMGLIKKNDTSAIKTSVSSVETKPESSQKINFSETVKAKGQYVMELTVSMKEPTKLSDKIEDNGNKIYEQIGSISYRGIVIQNEPSKDGLDKMQSADKPSASASKTDMNILALESTRGVLIPLPPLSKNAETQTITIPLAEYGDVKALAINNNNTDKAVFIENIKIFDPKAAGDYVPVNPVSTAQDAIINFEGIQIKRDKNDIDDLIPGVTLHAHETSEKQEKLTIKPDVEAVKNAIIELVAKYNRVFAQINILTQNKPEIIEELTYLSEAEVEDAQKKLGLMYSDSTLMTLKSNLRQTINTPYKASEDSKIYMLAQLGVSTKSDSSGGIDMSRLRGYLEIDEKKLDEALNNNMEEVKLFFGFDSDGDILIDSGLAHAMYEYIDPYTQRGGIFGVKTDSLKLKMDSSQKRIENYDKKLAEKELALKKKYGIMDGTLKSLQKQSQTMKNFTDSLKKTKDE, via the coding sequence ATGTCCGATTTAAGTATACCGGGAGTCAATAGTCCATACGAAAAGCTTGTTGAAGCTTTGATTAAAAAGGAAAGAGTTCCTCGCGACAGAGAAGCCGAAAAACTTGAACGCCTGAAATTACAGGATGATTCGTGGAGGCAGGTCAATAAATTCTCTCTTGAAGTGCGCAATGCTGCAAGAGACCTATATTCTTTTAATAATCCTTTTGTAGAAAAAATAGCAGAATCCACTAATGAAAGATCCTTTACGGCTACAGCTTCCAGAGGAGCTAAGGATCAAAACGTAAAACTCAATATAGTTCAAGTTGCAGAAGCCGATAAATTTTTAAGCAGTGAAATTAGTAAAGACCTTCAAATAAAAAAAGGAAAATACACCTTCAAAGTGGGAGAAAAAAACATATCCGTAAATTGGAAGGGAGGAAAATATAAGGGCTTTATCGACCTTATAAACTCCAAGGCGAAGGAAATTTTAAACATAACCGAAATAAAAATAACGCCTGACACTAAGTCCCTTTTATTTTCATCCAATATAACCGGTGCAAATAACAGATTGGAATTTGCAGATGATGCCCTGCCCTTCGCTCTTGAGATGGGTCTTATCAAAAAAAACGATACATCGGCCATAAAAACCTCGGTCTCTTCAGTTGAAACTAAGCCCGAATCCTCACAAAAAATAAATTTTTCCGAAACCGTAAAAGCTAAAGGTCAATACGTAATGGAGCTTACCGTTTCGATGAAAGAGCCTACAAAACTTTCAGACAAAATTGAAGACAATGGAAACAAAATTTATGAACAAATAGGCTCAATATCATACAGAGGCATAGTAATACAAAATGAACCCTCAAAAGACGGCCTCGATAAAATGCAGAGCGCCGATAAACCTTCAGCTTCGGCATCGAAAACTGACATGAATATTTTAGCTTTAGAGTCAACAAGAGGAGTACTTATTCCCCTGCCCCCTCTTTCTAAAAATGCGGAAACACAGACAATTACAATTCCATTGGCCGAATACGGGGATGTAAAAGCTCTTGCAATAAACAATAATAACACCGATAAGGCTGTCTTTATCGAAAATATCAAAATATTCGATCCTAAGGCCGCCGGAGACTATGTTCCGGTAAACCCCGTTTCGACAGCGCAGGATGCAATAATCAACTTTGAAGGCATACAAATTAAAAGAGATAAAAACGATATAGACGACTTAATACCCGGAGTAACCCTTCATGCTCACGAAACTTCGGAAAAACAGGAAAAACTGACTATAAAACCCGATGTAGAGGCTGTCAAAAATGCGATTATCGAACTGGTAGCCAAATACAATCGTGTTTTTGCTCAAATAAACATATTGACCCAAAATAAGCCGGAAATAATCGAAGAGCTGACCTATCTTTCGGAAGCGGAAGTTGAAGATGCGCAAAAAAAATTAGGACTTATGTACAGCGACTCTACTCTGATGACATTAAAATCCAACTTGAGACAGACAATAAATACTCCATATAAGGCATCGGAGGATTCAAAAATATATATGCTGGCTCAACTTGGCGTTTCCACAAAATCCGATTCTTCAGGCGGCATAGATATGTCCCGTCTTAGAGGATATTTGGAGATTGACGAAAAAAAACTTGATGAAGCCTTAAACAACAATATGGAAGAAGTAAAACTGTTTTTCGGTTTTGATTCTGACGGAGATATTTTAATAGATTCCGGGCTTGCACACGCAATGTATGAATATATCGATCCTTATACACAAAGAGGCGGTATCTTCGGTGTAAAAACAGACTCCTTAAAACTAAAGATGGATTCTTCCCAAAAAAGAATAGAAAACTATGACAAAAAATTAGCCGAAAAAGAGCTGGCTCTTAAAAAGAAATACGGAATAATGGATGGAACCTTAAAAAGTTTACAAAAACAATCGCAGACAATGAAGAATTTTACCGATTCTCTAAAAAAAACTAAGGATGAATAA
- a CDS encoding flagellar protein FlaG, whose product MSIEVNGIGHQAALQQRRDTVINGSMRAASDAIAQNEAAEQAENQKKLVDPNEISKAVAQIQKLCEMCDRKLQFRVNKETNRIVIKVIDANTDKVIREIPSEEIQRLQARIRETVGLLFDETI is encoded by the coding sequence ATGAGTATAGAAGTAAACGGCATAGGGCACCAAGCAGCATTACAGCAAAGACGTGATACCGTGATTAACGGCTCAATGCGGGCTGCATCCGATGCAATAGCACAAAACGAAGCTGCCGAACAAGCCGAAAATCAAAAGAAGCTGGTGGACCCGAATGAAATCTCAAAAGCTGTTGCACAAATCCAAAAATTATGTGAGATGTGCGATCGTAAATTACAATTTAGAGTAAACAAAGAAACAAACCGTATAGTCATTAAGGTAATAGACGCAAATACCGACAAGGTAATCAGGGAAATTCCATCCGAAGAAATACAAAGACTGCAAGCAAGAATACGCGAAACGGTCGGCCTTTTATTTGACGAAACAATCTAG